The proteins below come from a single Erythrobacter sp. SG61-1L genomic window:
- a CDS encoding GtrA family protein, with the protein MTDSLYRLSQNQFLRYLIASVGALSVDMGSFILMLHFGILAGLAAAIAYTLGIVAHWVLLSRGVFKEGVAERGMARTQQKVIFFVTTLAGLGLTTAVVSVLVALGVAPIVTKVLAVVLSFTLNWLIRKRYIFRPAVAVA; encoded by the coding sequence ATGACGGACAGTCTCTACCGTCTGAGCCAGAACCAGTTCCTGCGCTATCTTATTGCCAGCGTGGGTGCCCTGTCGGTCGATATGGGCAGCTTCATCCTGATGCTGCACTTCGGGATACTGGCCGGGCTTGCGGCGGCAATCGCCTATACGCTCGGGATCGTCGCGCATTGGGTCTTGCTCAGCCGGGGGGTGTTCAAGGAAGGCGTTGCCGAACGCGGCATGGCCCGCACGCAGCAGAAGGTGATCTTCTTCGTCACTACACTGGCGGGGCTTGGCCTGACGACTGCGGTGGTCAGCGTACTGGTTGCGCTTGGCGTGGCGCCGATCGTGACCAAGGTGTTGGCGGTGGTGCTGAGCTTCACGCTCAACTGGCTGATCCGCAAACGTTACATCTTCCGGCCCGCCGTGGCGGTTGCCTGA
- a CDS encoding NAD(P)/FAD-dependent oxidoreductase, giving the protein MTEFSRTSQAKEVVVDVAIIGAGPAGLTAGYLLTKQGKTVAIIEKDETYVGGISRTVEHEGYRFDIGGHRFFSKSAAVVDLWNEILPDDFIQRPRMSRIYYEGKFYSYPLRAFEALRNLGIWRSTTCMVSYLWSKAFPIKDVKSFEDWTTNQFGQKLYSIFFKTYTEKVWGMPCNEMSADWAAQRIKGLSLWGAVVDGLKRSLGLNKRPNDGQQVKTLLETFRYPRLGPGMMWEAARDRIVERGGHVVMGHALKQLASDGQDGWRMVATGKDGELVVRAKHAISSAPMRELAARLHPLPESTLNASQLKYRDFLTVALMIRSEDLFPDNWIYIHDSKVKVGRVQNFRSWSPEMVPDESVACVGLEYFCFEGDGLWSSSDADLVELAKKEMEILGLLDPSAVIGGAVVRQEKAYPVYDEAYAANVDVMRKELEDKFPTLHLVGRNGMHRYNNQDHAMMTAMLTVENILAGERIYDTWCVNEDAEYHEAGDEGAEKALPQRETAARQPVSPDQAVALASVRDVPERIVPEGRKAA; this is encoded by the coding sequence GTGACGGAATTCAGCCGAACTTCGCAGGCCAAAGAGGTCGTTGTCGACGTGGCGATCATCGGTGCGGGGCCTGCGGGCCTTACTGCCGGTTATCTGCTGACCAAGCAGGGCAAGACTGTCGCGATCATCGAAAAGGACGAGACCTATGTCGGCGGCATCAGCCGCACGGTGGAGCATGAAGGCTACCGTTTCGACATTGGCGGCCACCGGTTCTTTTCCAAGAGCGCCGCTGTGGTTGACCTCTGGAACGAGATCCTGCCCGACGATTTCATCCAGCGTCCGCGGATGAGCCGCATCTATTACGAGGGCAAGTTCTACTCCTACCCGCTGCGCGCCTTCGAGGCTCTGCGCAACCTGGGTATCTGGCGCTCGACCACCTGCATGGTCAGCTATCTCTGGTCCAAGGCCTTCCCGATCAAGGACGTGAAGAGCTTCGAGGACTGGACGACCAACCAGTTCGGCCAGAAGCTCTATTCGATCTTCTTCAAGACCTATACCGAGAAGGTGTGGGGCATGCCCTGCAACGAAATGAGCGCCGACTGGGCCGCCCAGCGTATCAAGGGCCTGTCGCTCTGGGGTGCAGTTGTCGATGGCCTCAAGCGTTCGCTCGGCCTCAACAAGCGCCCGAATGACGGGCAGCAGGTCAAGACCCTGCTTGAAACCTTCCGCTATCCGCGCCTCGGCCCCGGCATGATGTGGGAAGCCGCCCGCGACCGGATCGTGGAGCGCGGCGGCCATGTGGTCATGGGCCACGCGCTCAAGCAGCTCGCTTCGGATGGGCAGGATGGCTGGCGCATGGTTGCCACGGGCAAGGATGGTGAACTTGTCGTCCGCGCCAAACACGCCATCAGCTCCGCTCCGATGCGCGAACTCGCAGCGCGCCTGCATCCGCTGCCGGAATCGACGCTCAACGCCTCGCAGCTCAAATATCGGGATTTCCTCACCGTCGCGCTGATGATCCGTTCTGAAGACCTCTTCCCGGACAACTGGATCTACATCCACGACAGCAAGGTGAAGGTCGGCCGCGTGCAGAACTTCCGCAGCTGGTCGCCGGAAATGGTGCCGGATGAAAGCGTCGCCTGTGTCGGCCTCGAATATTTCTGTTTCGAAGGCGACGGCCTGTGGTCGTCGAGCGATGCGGATCTGGTCGAACTGGCGAAGAAGGAAATGGAAATCCTCGGCCTGCTCGATCCCTCTGCCGTGATCGGCGGCGCGGTGGTTCGTCAGGAAAAGGCCTATCCGGTCTATGACGAAGCCTATGCCGCCAATGTCGACGTGATGCGCAAGGAACTGGAGGACAAGTTCCCCACCCTTCATCTGGTCGGCCGCAACGGTATGCACCGCTACAACAATCAGGATCACGCGATGATGACCGCTATGCTGACGGTGGAGAACATCCTCGCCGGCGAGCGCATCTACGACACGTGGTGCGTCAATGAGGATGCCGAATATCACGAGGCAGGCGATGAAGGCGCCGAAAAGGCCCTGCCGCAGCGTGAGACCGCCGCTCGCCAGCCGGTGAGTCCGGATCAGGCCGTCGCGCTTGCATCCGTGCGCGATGTTCCTGAACGCATTGTGCCAGAAGGCCGCAAGGCCGCCTGA
- a CDS encoding cobalamin-independent methionine synthase II family protein — protein MIFKTTHTGSLPRPEQLLSLVFAREGGGIVSDAEMDAAVEDATAYVLARQRDAGIAIVGDGEMSKPSYATYIKHRLTGFDGEAGSYEFQDLEEFPGAKAKVFGDTGRARRSAPACTSEITVKDMEAPRIDAERLNRLAGDHETFMSAASPGVTALFFPNRFYKDDEEYVFAIAEALRHEYETIANAGITLQLDCPDMAMGRHVQFTHLSTEEFRKKLAMNVAALNHALRNIPAERLRMHLCWGNYPGPHHCDVPLDDIADIVWQAKPQTVLLEGANPRHAHEFAWFEENELPEGKVLCPGMIEPQSSYIEHPELIAQRIGRYADLLGTERILAGVDCGFSVHAGSGNLDPEVVWAKLAALAEGAEIAGRRFR, from the coding sequence ATGATCTTCAAGACCACACATACCGGCAGTCTGCCGCGCCCCGAACAGCTGCTTTCCCTCGTCTTCGCGCGCGAAGGCGGCGGGATTGTGAGCGACGCGGAAATGGACGCGGCAGTGGAGGATGCCACTGCCTATGTCCTTGCCCGGCAGCGGGATGCGGGCATTGCCATCGTGGGCGATGGCGAGATGTCGAAGCCCAGCTATGCCACCTATATCAAGCACCGCCTGACCGGGTTCGACGGGGAAGCGGGCAGTTACGAATTCCAGGATCTGGAAGAGTTTCCCGGCGCCAAGGCGAAGGTGTTCGGTGATACCGGGCGTGCGCGGCGTTCCGCCCCGGCTTGCACGTCCGAGATCACCGTCAAGGACATGGAAGCGCCGCGGATCGATGCCGAACGGCTGAACCGGCTGGCGGGCGATCACGAGACTTTCATGTCCGCCGCATCGCCCGGGGTGACGGCGCTGTTCTTCCCCAACCGCTTCTACAAGGATGACGAGGAATATGTCTTCGCCATCGCGGAGGCGCTGCGGCACGAATATGAAACCATCGCGAATGCCGGGATCACCCTGCAGCTCGATTGCCCGGATATGGCCATGGGCCGCCACGTGCAGTTCACGCATCTTTCGACCGAGGAATTCCGCAAGAAGCTGGCCATGAACGTGGCCGCGCTGAACCATGCTTTGCGCAATATCCCGGCGGAAAGGCTGCGCATGCATCTGTGTTGGGGCAATTATCCCGGTCCGCATCATTGCGACGTGCCACTGGATGACATTGCGGACATCGTCTGGCAGGCAAAGCCGCAGACGGTTCTGCTGGAAGGCGCCAATCCGCGCCACGCCCATGAATTTGCCTGGTTCGAAGAAAACGAGCTGCCCGAAGGCAAGGTGCTTTGCCCCGGCATGATCGAACCGCAGAGCAGCTATATCGAACATCCCGAACTGATCGCCCAGCGCATCGGCCGCTATGCCGACCTGTTAGGAACTGAGCGGATTCTGGCGGGGGTCGATTGCGGCTTTTCTGTCCACGCAGGCAGCGGCAATCTCGATCCCGAAGTGGTCTGGGCGAAACTTGCCGCGCTTGCGGAAGGGGCAGAGATCGCCGGGCGGCGCTTTCGTTAG
- a CDS encoding PilZ domain-containing protein — protein MTEVVQSPGGHVQGQVAGPPGDDGEEQRIAPRFTLLIRTAKLICSLGEYLCIVRDASSTGVSIRTFHPLPQGVQLTLELPNGDRHPVERVWEKEGAAGFRFPVEVDIDRLLNNKSRFPKRAVRLKLQLPALISCHGRTAGVVIHNISQQGAQIESPLYMAIDQKLRLEADNLPVIQARVRWRKDSNYGLVFDDTFQFAELARLAAQLQGSCNIESGTWIPGPMDSVRR, from the coding sequence ATGACTGAGGTTGTGCAATCGCCTGGCGGTCATGTGCAGGGACAGGTGGCAGGCCCGCCGGGTGACGACGGCGAGGAGCAGCGGATTGCCCCCCGCTTCACCCTGCTGATCCGTACTGCCAAACTGATCTGCTCGTTGGGCGAATATCTATGCATTGTCCGCGATGCCTCCTCCACGGGGGTCAGCATCCGTACCTTCCATCCGCTGCCGCAAGGTGTGCAGCTGACCCTTGAACTTCCCAATGGTGACCGGCACCCGGTGGAACGTGTGTGGGAAAAGGAAGGTGCTGCTGGATTCCGCTTTCCGGTGGAAGTGGATATTGATCGCCTGCTTAACAACAAAAGCCGCTTTCCCAAGCGTGCGGTGCGGCTGAAGCTGCAACTGCCGGCGCTGATTTCGTGTCACGGCCGCACGGCCGGAGTGGTGATCCACAATATCTCGCAGCAGGGCGCGCAGATCGAATCTCCGCTCTACATGGCAATCGACCAGAAGCTGCGGCTGGAGGCCGACAATCTGCCCGTGATTCAGGCGCGGGTGCGCTGGCGCAAGGATTCCAATTACGGGCTGGTGTTCGACGATACGTTCCAGTTTGCCGAACTCGCGCGACTGGCAGCGCAGCTTCAGGGAAGCTGTAATATCGAGAGCGGTACGTGGATACCCGGACCCATGGATTCCGTCCGGCGTTAA